CCGAGCCGATCTGGCGAAGCCACGAGGCGGAATTACGCGCCTTGCTCGGCGATAGCGCCTACGCGGTGCTTGCCCAGCATTGCCAAGCACGCGAGCAGATGGTCAATGCCCACCCCCAGGCATTTGCCCGGCACCCGGCGAGCCTTAAAGCTCAAACTTATAGCCAAGACCGCGCACAGTAACGAGGTTGCGTGGCGATTTCGGCTCCAGTTCTACCTTGGAGCGCAGGCGCTTGATGTGCACGTCCAGGGTTTTGGTATCGCCTACATAATCGGCACCCCAGATGCGGTCGATGAGCTGGCCGCGAGTGAGCACTCGCCCGGCGTTGCGCAGCAAATACTCCAAGAGATCAAACTCTTTGAGCGGCATCTGCACCGGTTCGCCATCCACGGTGACGGTGTGGCGCTCTACGTCCATGCGCACGCGGCCGCCTTCGAGGATCTGCTCGTCTTCTTCCTCATACACCGGCTCGCCACCGCGGCGCAGCACGGCACGCACGCGGGCGATCAGCTCGCGTGAAGAATAGGGCTTGGTTACATAATCATCGGCGCCGAGCTCGAGGCCGACTACCTTGTCAATCTCGGAGTCGCGGGCCGTCACCATAATCACTGGGACTTGTGATTCCGCCCGAAGCTCGCGGCAGACATCGGTGCCGGACATGCCGGGCAGCATGAGGTCGAGTAAGACGATGTCGATGTCGTTGCTACGAAACAGCTCTAGTGCCGCAGGCCCATCGGCGGCGTGGATGACCTCAAAGCCCTCTTTGCGCAGCAAAAACGCGAGAGGGTCGGCAAGGGAGGCCTCGTCTTCAACGAGCAGAATCGTGGTCACGACTTGTCCTTTCGTCTGACTCCCACTCTGGGAATGCTGTTTCGCAATGAACCACTCAGCCGTGGCGGCACCTCGGAGGCGATTGCTTCGTGTGCAACGGGCTGATTGCTAGCAATGGGCAACTCTAGTGTGAATGTGGAACCGGCGCCTGGCCTAGACCACAATTTGACGCTACCGCCGTGGTTTGCAGCCACATGTTTTACGATAGCTAACCCCAAGCCCGTGCCGCCGGTAGATCGGGAACGAGCTTTATCCACGCGGAAGAAGCGCTCAAATACTCGCTTTTGATCCGCCGGCGCAATGCCAATGCCGCGGTCAATCACCCGGATCAGCACCGTGGCATCGGAAACCACCTTGGTGCTCACAGAAACAGGCATCGCATTGGGCGAGTAATTAATGGCGTTACTCACCAGATTCGATAACGCGGTGATAAGCAGGTTCTTATCCCCCATCACCTGCACGCCAGTGGGTTTGGTGCGGGTGAGCTCAATACCGGCGTTTTCTGCCGCTAGATAATTGCGCGCAATGGCCTCGTCCACCACCTCGTCGATGGCCACCGGCGCCATATCCGGCAAGGCCTCGGCTCCTTGCAATTTAGACAAGGAGATCAGCTCATTGATCATGTCGGCCAAGCGATGCGCTTCGCTTTGGAGGCGCTCGGCAAAATACGCCACCTGATCTGGGTCATCGGCGGCCTCGGTGAGCGCTTCTGCCAATAAGGCCATGCCACCGACAGGCGTTTTGAGTTCATGGGAGACATTGGCCACGAAATCTCGCCTGGCAGATTCCATGCGCTGGCTCTCGGATTCATCGGTGGAAAAAACAACCACAAATCGATCGTCGACAAGCGAAAGGGGCTTGACCACCGCACGCACCGAAGTAATGCGACCACCGGGGCGGCGCTGATCGGTGGCCAACTCCACGGTGTGCGTTTCTTGATCATCAAAGCACTCGGCGGCCTGCTGCCAAATATCGGGATTCAGCGAACGCTCGTGCACAATGCCCATCTCGTGGGCGGGCGTATTAGAAAGCAACACCCCACCCGAGCGGTCAATCACCGTAACTCCCGTGGGCGAACCCTGCACCGTAAGGTGAAGCACCTGGCTTACAGTGGTGACCTGATTGGCATTCAAGGTGCTGGCAGAGCGGTAGCGTCGCACTCGTTTTTGCAACCACTGAAACGCAGGTAGGGCGAGGCCGGCTACGACCACGCCCAACAGGAAAGCTGCCAGAATTGTCACTAGCACCTCATGCTAGTGCACATCGCCTGCTTCTGCGCCCCGAACGCACGCGCATAGCCTAGAACGCGCTGCTGCGCTGCTAGGCTCTTGCACAACACGCCTGGAAAAGGTTGAGCCTCACTCAAAGGAGATCCAATGCGCACTCTCAATAC
This window of the Corynebacterium pseudopelargi genome carries:
- a CDS encoding response regulator transcription factor, producing the protein MTTILLVEDEASLADPLAFLLRKEGFEVIHAADGPAALELFRSNDIDIVLLDLMLPGMSGTDVCRELRAESQVPVIMVTARDSEIDKVVGLELGADDYVTKPYSSRELIARVRAVLRRGGEPVYEEEDEQILEGGRVRMDVERHTVTVDGEPVQMPLKEFDLLEYLLRNAGRVLTRGQLIDRIWGADYVGDTKTLDVHIKRLRSKVELEPKSPRNLVTVRGLGYKFEL
- a CDS encoding sensor histidine kinase; this translates as MTILAAFLLGVVVAGLALPAFQWLQKRVRRYRSASTLNANQVTTVSQVLHLTVQGSPTGVTVIDRSGGVLLSNTPAHEMGIVHERSLNPDIWQQAAECFDDQETHTVELATDQRRPGGRITSVRAVVKPLSLVDDRFVVVFSTDESESQRMESARRDFVANVSHELKTPVGGMALLAEALTEAADDPDQVAYFAERLQSEAHRLADMINELISLSKLQGAEALPDMAPVAIDEVVDEAIARNYLAAENAGIELTRTKPTGVQVMGDKNLLITALSNLVSNAINYSPNAMPVSVSTKVVSDATVLIRVIDRGIGIAPADQKRVFERFFRVDKARSRSTGGTGLGLAIVKHVAANHGGSVKLWSRPGAGSTFTLELPIASNQPVAHEAIASEVPPRLSGSLRNSIPRVGVRRKDKS